CGAGCACCATGATATCGCGATCGATCGCCGCGGCCACCGGGGGATCGGCGGAGCCGAAGAGCTCCACCGCCTGGACCACTCCGTCCTGGTTCACGTCTTCCAGCTGGATGAGTCCTGTCTCCATCCAGCTCTGCACCCAGGGCACCGCGGCAACCTCGCTTACCGACCGCCCGGCCAGCGTATCCAGGATGTAGTACTTGGAGAATACGGCGATGGTCGGCGCCGTCGTGTAGAGCAGGGCGATGAACAATAGCGCCCACCCCGTGCTCCAGCGCGCCGCCCGCACGGAGCGAACGGTGTAGAAGCGCACGATCACGTGCGGTAGGCCCGCCGTTCCCACCATCAGGGCGATGGTGATGAACAGGACGTTGATGAAGGAGAGTTCGGTAAAGGGCGCCGCATAGTCCGAAAGCCCCAGCTCGACGCTGACCTGCCGCAGCTTGGGCAGCACCTCGGCCAGGGCGGTGTGCGGAAGCGGATTGTTGGTGAGGAGGATGGCAATGGCGATCGCCGGGGCGAGATACGCGAAGATCAGCACGAGGTACTGCGCGATCTGCGTGTACGTCACCCCCTTCATCCCGCCCAGGACGGCGTAGAAGGCCACGATCACCATCCCCACCACCACCCCCGCCTCAATGCTGATCCCGAGGAAGCGGCTGAAGACGATCCCCACCCCGCGCATCTGCCCCGCCACGTAGGTGAAGGACACGAAGATGGCCGCCAGCACCGCCACCACCCTCGCCGTCGAGGAGTAGTAGCGATCCCCCACGAAGTCCGGCACCGTGTACTTGCCGAACTTGCGCAGAAAGGGGGCGAGCAGGAGCGCGAGCAGTACGTAGCCCCCTGTCCACCCCATCAGATATACGACGCCGTCGTACCCCATGAAGGCGATGAGCCCCGCCATGGAAATGAAGCTCGCGGCGCTCATCCAGTCGGCCGCGGTCGCCATCCCGTTGGCCACCGCCCCGACACCCTGCCCCGCCACGTAGAAGCCGGAGGTGCTGCGCACGCGCGTCAGGATCGCAATCCCGATGTAGAGCGCGAAACTCAGCCCCACCATGATGTACGTCCAGGTCTGGATGGACATGGGGACTCTCTTCAGGTTCCCAGGTGAGGAAGAAAGAAGCTAGGAGCGAGAAGCTAGAAGCTAGAATTCTCCACTTCGGACTTCCGAGCGTGGGGGCTCACAGTCAGCCCGCGCGACCACTCCGCGGAATCGAGAATTCTGGCTTCCAGCTCCTAGCTTCTCGCTTCTTGCCGTTCATCCACCCCGAACTCCCGGTCCTGTCGGTCCGCGAGCCAGGCGTTGACGAAGATCAGGATCACGAAGACGTAGATGGAGCCCTGGTGAGCCATCCAGAAGCCGAACGGAACACCGCCGAGCGAAACCTCGTTCAGCCAGCGAACGAGGACGATACTCATCAAAGGACCGGCGATGAACCAGATGGCGAGCAGAGTGAGGAGACGGCGAAGGGTGCGGCGCCAGTAGGCGTCCTTGTCGAAAGCGGCGTGTGGGGTCATACGGAGCCACGATGCGAGTGGGCTGGATCCCCACCCGTCACCACCGTCGCGACGACCCGAACTCCGCGCTGGCTGGTAGAGCGTGCGCGGATCGTCGGCCTCACCTCGCAACGAGGGCTAGCGATGACGGGAGGCGCGGAAGGACGGCGCACAATACCGGCGGTTCGTCGCCTTCGCAACACGGCGGGCAACGTGGCTTGCGCCGACTACGTCGGCCAGCGACCTTGTCGCCACTTTTGCGGGCGTAGCGGCAACGTGAACGGACACTGATGGGCGAGGCAACAGAGCGGCAGACGGTCGGAGAGCTCCGACTGGGAGACATCATCTACAGCAACTGCTTTCCAGTCCACGCGAGACTCATCGATCGTCCCCGTGAGGGAGACCCGAAGCTGGTGCCGGGGCCGCCCTCCCTCCTCAACCGCCTGTTGAGCGAGCGCGAGATCGACGTAGCTCCCTCGTCCAGCATCGAATACGCCCGGAACGCGGACCGCTACCGGATCCTGCCCGATCTCGTCATCGGCTCGAAGGGACCGGTGCGTAGCATCCTCTTCCTCTCGCGCTACAATCCGTCCCGACTGGACGGGCGGGTGGTGGCGCTGCCCACCGCGTCGGCCACGTCGGTGGTGCTGCTCAAGATCCTGCTGCACCTGCGCTGGGGCACCGCGCCGACCTTTACCTGGTTCGACCAGTCCTCGGAAAATCCCTTCGTGACCGGCGCCGACGCGGCGCTCTTCATCGGAGACGTGGCGCTCCGACCCGGTCTGCACGAGCGCATCCTCTACCGGTACGACCTGGGCGAAGTGTGGTACACCGCCACGGGCCTCCCCTTCGCCTTCGCGGTGTGGCAGGCATCAGGGGGCACGCCCGAGCAGCTAGCCTGTCTGCAGGAGATGCTGGTAGCCTCGCGCGAGTACTTCGAGGAGAACCACGCCCGGCTCGCGCGCGACTACAGCGAGCATTTTGGTCTGCCGCGCCGGCTTCTCGACGAGTACTGGCGTGGTCTCATCTATCGACTGGATGAGCCCATGCAGGAAGGGCTACGCAGCTTCTACCGCCTCGCCGTCCAGATCGGGGAGCTGGAGGTCGCTCCGGATCTCGCTTGGGCCTGAGGCTGGCTCACCTTCTCCGCCGTTCCTGCCGATACTCAGTCCCACATCTGAACATCCCCCTTCCGGCTCAGCGCCTGGCTCACCGCCGGCGATGGCCGCAGCAGGGCATCTGTACACCTCTCCGACGCAGTACCATGATCCGACGCGTCCTCTTCGTTCTGGCGATGCACCTCGTGATCGCCGCCCCACTCGCGGCGCAGACACACCCCTCCACAGGGTCGAATGCATACGCCCTGGTCGAGTTGCCGGCTCTTGCGCTGGCGGTCGTCTTCGGCTTCCTGACCGCTCGGGCTCTGCGCGGCGGCCGGCTCGGTAAGGGAATGGCCCTGATCGCCTGGGGCTTCCTGGTCATGGCGATCGGCCACCTGCATATGCAGGGCGAGATGCTGTTCGGCTTCAACCTCTTCGAGACCCTGCTTGGACAGGATGTGGGTCAGGCGATCTGGGTGATCGCGCTGCTCGTGACCTGGATTCTGACGGGGCTCGGCTTCTACCGTCTCTACCGCGCCAGCGCCTCGGTCTGAGATGCTGTTGAAGCGGCTCTGGAAGGGGGCGCGAAACCGCTCCCTGGAGGTTGCCGGTGAGGGGCCCGCGGAGCGGCTGATCGCCACTCTGAGAGCACGCATCGATACACCGCACCGCGCCCGTGCCGTGCTCGCCCGGGCGGAGAGCTTCTCCTCCCTTCCGCCAGAGGCGAGGGCGCGCGAGCTCGCCCCGCTGTACCTGCTGTTCGAGCACTACCTCACCGAATCGGATTCGCGCCCGGTGGACCGGTTCGACCTCCGTCGCGCGATCCGCAGGCGGTTTCCGGAGCTTCTGGAAAACGAATCCTTCCGCCTGATCCTCGAGCCCGAACCGCAACAGGAGGTTCTCCTCTGCCGCTTCATGCTCACCCGGGTGCTTGCGCGCGCGGGCGAGCTCCTCGGGCAGAGCGGCACGCAGGTCATTGGACCGCTGCTGACGTGGCTGGAGTGCGTCCCCGAGGGCGCCCTGGAATCTCCGCCCCTCCCGGGTTTCGCTGGGGGGGTGTCGCAGGAGGGATGGGTGCCGCGCCTGACGCGAGTCGCGGCCGCCCTCGATGCCCACCTGCAGTCGATTGTGGGCGAGCGGAACGCGACGAACCTTTTCGAGGGGGGCTACCTCGACACCTTCGAGACCTTCTCCGGTCTCGAGACCTTCCCGGTCGTGATCTCGCTCCTCCCGGACCGACTGCTCGACGAGCAGAAAATCGTGCTGCTCAGTCGGCGCCAGGTGCAGCGCGTAGTGTTCGACCAGATGGAGAAGCTGCAGCAGGCGAACGACCGGCTCAGCGCACAGAACGCGGAGTTGGAGCGCGTACGGGCTGAGCTCCAGGCGGCCAAGGCCGAGCTGGAGAAGAGGGTGGTGGAACGTACCGCGGCGCTACGGGACACTACCATCTCGCTGCGCTCGGAGGCGGCGGAGCGCATGCGCGCCGAGGAGGCGCTCGACCGGCTGCGCGAGCAGCAGGAGGCGCTCCTACACAGCATTCCCGATCCAGCCTGGCTCAAGGATGCGCAGCAGCGCTTCCTGGCCGTCAACGAGGCCGCCGTTCGGCTGTTCAACGCGGACGTGATGGTGCGCTCTGAACTGCTCCCACTGACGCGCGAGAACCTCATCGGCAGGCGGCTTGTCGACCTGCTCGAGCCGGAAGCGGCGCAGCGTGTCGCCGAGGAGGATGTCGACGTTCTACAGAAAGGGGAGAGCATCCGGCGGGAGTCGGTCGCGACGTATCGGGACGGCTCCACCCGATGGTTGGAGACGGTCACCATGCCCACACGCGATCGGCATGGGGCGATCGTGGGGCTGGTCGGCGTCGCCCGTGACGTCACCGAGCGCAAGCAGCTGGAGGCGCGGCTGTTCCAATCTCAGAAAATGGAGGCGGTGGGGCGGCTGGCCGGCGGAATCGCGCACGATTTCAACAACGTGCTCACGGCGATCCGCGGCCACACCGAGTTCCTCCTCATGGACCTACCGGCCGGATCGGAGTCCCGCTCCGACGCCGAAGGGATCCGCGAGGCGGTGGAGCGCGCTGCCGGCCTGACCAGGCAGTTGCTGGCCTTCTCGCGAAAGCAGCTCCTGCAGCCGAGTGTTATCGAGCTGAACGAGGTCGTGGGCGACATGGAGCGCATGCTCCGACGCCTCATCGGCGAGAATATCGAGCTGCGGAAGCGGACCGCGCCGGACGTCGGACGTGTTCGCGCAGACCGCAGCCAGATCGAGCAGGTGATCCTGAACCTCGTCGTGAACGCGCGCGACGCGATGCCCGACGGGGGTACCCTCCTGATCGAGACCCAGAACGTTGAGCTGGACGCGGACTACCAGCGCGGTCACCCGCAGGTTGCCCCCGGGCGGTACGTGTTGCTGGCGATCAGCGACACGGGCTGCGGGATGGACGAGGCTACCCAGGCGCAGATCTTCGAGCCCTTCTTCACCACCAAGGAGGTTGGGAAGGGGACGGGCCTGGGGCTTTCCACCGCCTACGGCATCGTCCGTCAAAGCGGGGGAACGATCTGGGTCTACAGCGAGGTCGGGAAGGGCACGTCCTTCAAGATCTACCTGCCTCGGGTGGACGCGCCCGCGGAGGTCAGAGCCCCGGTCGACGCGGCGCCACCGCAGGGAGGGTCGGAGACGGTCCTCCTGGTGGAGGACGATGGCGCGGTGCGGGCACTCGCGTACCGCTTGCTCCGCCGCGCCGGCTACCACGTGATCGAGGCCTCGGACGGCCTGGAGGCGGAGAGCGTGGCCGCCGCATATCCGGGCACCATCGACCTTCTCCTGACCGATGCCGTCATGCCGTCGCTCGGGGGCAGGGAGTTGGCCGAGCGGTTGCTGCAGAAGCGCCCTGAAATGGCCGTCCTCTGTATGTCCGGCTACACCGACGACGCCGTTCTCCGGCACGGCATCATCAACGAGGGGGCTCCTTTCCTGGAGAAGCCTTTCACTCCAGACCGGCTGCTGCGGAAGGTGCGAGCGGTGCTGGACGGCGCCAGGATGGGCGCCGCGGTCCCCAACTGACGACCGCGGCCGTGCCGCGCGCTACAGCCAGAAGCTGAAGTAGAGGTAGATGCCGACCACCAGACCGAGGACCACGGCCGTGCCCAGGTAATCCGGCCAGCTCAGGCTGGCGCGGATCTCCGCCCTCTGAGTCGGCGTCACCGAGGCGAAGGTGAGGCCGGCGATCTGCTCTTCCGACTGGGGCCGGGTGGCCATCGAGATCCCGATGATGAGGATGACGCTGATGAGGAAGAGCACACCGGCGTAGTAGTAGCCGTTGAACGCCCCGAACGATCCGATCAACCCCTCCGGCGGGATCCTCCCGCTCTGCACCATCGTCTGCACCGTGAGCTTCGTCATTCCCAGCACGAAGCCGATGACGAGGCCCCAGAACGCTCCGGCCGCATTGATCCGCTTGCTCGCCAGTCCGAGCAGGAAGACCGCCGTGATGGGCGGCGCCAGGAAACCCTGTACGTTTTGTAGATAATCGTAGAGCCCGGCGCTCCGTTCGGAGATGACCTTCATGATGGGAATCCAGAGGATCCCGAAACCGACCACCACGGAGGTGGCGATGCGGCCCACGCGCACCAGCTCCCGCTCGGGCCGGCCGGGCCGGATCTTCTCGTAGATGTCGACCGTAAACAGCGTCGCCGCCGAGTTGAAGAGCGAGGCGAGCGAGCTCATCAGTGCGGATAGCAGGCTTCCCACCACCAATCCGCGAAGACCGACCGGAAGCAGGGACGCGACCATGGTAGGGAAGACCGCGTCCCCCAGCAGCTCCCCGTTCGGCCCTGTGGGAATGGTCATCATCCCTCGCTGGTGCAGCGCATAGCCGATCATTCCCGGGACCAGGAAGATGAAGATCGGCCACACCTTCAGGAACCCGCCCCAGATGGCGCCCCGACGAGCAGCCTGCAGCGACTTCGCTGAGAGGGTGCGCTGGACGATGTACTGATCGGTACACCAGTACCAGATCCCCACGATCGGCGAGGCGATCATGACGCCGAGCCAGGGGAAGGTCGGATCGGAGTTGTCCCGCCAGAGCGCGAACTGCTCCGGGTTGGTGGCCAGCGCGGAGCGCATCTCCTCCCAGCCACCGAGCGCCGTGAGTCCGTGGAAGGTGATGAATACGGACCCGAGTAGGAGCAGACCGGTCTGGAGCACTTCCGTGTAGACTACCGCACGAAGCCCCCCGAACACCGTGTAGATGCCGGTGAGGATTACTGTGGAGAATGCGCCGACCCAGAAGGCGTTGTCCGGCGAGCCGAACACATCCGCCAGCAGCGAGCGGAAGACCAGGGCGCCCGCGTACACCGTCACCGACACCTTGGTGAAGACGTACGCCACCAGTGATACGATGGAGAGGACCCAGCGGCTTCGCCCGTCGAAGCGCCGCTCGAGGAATTCCGGCATCGTGAAGACACCGGCCCGATAGTAGAAAGGAACGAAGACCCAGGCGAGTAAGAGCACGATCCAGGCGTGCAGCTCCCAGTGTGCCTGGGCCATTCCGTTGAGGGCGCCGCTGCCCGCGAGCCCCACCACGTGCTCCGAGCCGATGTTCGACGCGAAGATCGAAGCCCCCACGGCGAACCAGCCTACATCCCGGCTGGCGAGGAAATAATCTGTCGAGGTGGCCGTACGCCGAGCGGACCACCAGACGATTCCGACCAGAACCAGGAAGTAGGCGGCAATAATCACCCAATCGATCGGGGACATTTGACTCGCTTTGCGACCGGGAAGCTGATGGCAGGAACGCTGGACCGATGCGGCGGGGAAGGATAAGCCCCGTCGGCCGGCGGCGACAGGGGGAGTGGAGAGGTGCGGAAGGGCGGACCGGGGCCGGCCAGGCGACGACGACCTGGCCGGAACGTCCTAGAAGATCTCCAGATTGATGTACCGGCGGGGATTCTCCCGAATGTCCAGCAGCAAGGTGTTGAGGTTCTGTGCCGCGGTGTTGAGGTTGGTGTAGAGCGCCTCGTCCGTGCTGAGGAGACCGAGGGTACCCTCGCCGCGTTCGATGCGCCCCAGCACCTCGTCGAGGGAGCTGGCGGCCGCATCGAGCGAAAGCGAGGTGGTACCGAGCTGCACGGTGAGCGAATCGATCCGGGCGACCGCCCGTGCCAGCTCGGGACCGGTGGTCACTCCTTCGAGCCCTTCGGCCGAGCGCCTCAGGCTGCCGGAGAGTGCCGCCAGTTCCTCCCGCTGTCTGGATGCCAGCGCATTCAGCTCCAACAGCAGGGTGCGCAGCTCGGTGGCGCTCTGTCCCACCGCCCCGATCGTCTCCTGCGACAGCAAAGACGTGATTCGCTGCAGCACCGTGTCGGCCTCGGCGCTCAGCGATTCGGCCGACGAGATGAGCCCACTGGCGGAGGTACCGGGGAGAATGTCCCCATCGCCCATGTTCTCGTCGGAGGCACCCGGGATCACGTCGACCGTCATCCCTCCGAGCAGGCCGCTGGATTTCAGGTGCGCCACCGATCCCTGGGGCACCTCGTACTCGTCGTACAGCTCCAGCTTGACCTGCACCCCATCCGGGACCATCTCGAACCCGACCACCCGACCGATGTTGACCCCCCGCATCTGCACCGGGTCACCGCGCCGGATCCCACCGGCATCGGGCACCGTGGTGAGGAGATAGTAACGGCCACGGAAGGTGCCCACGTCCGTGAAGGTGAAGAGCGTGATGAGGAACGCCGCCACGCCGATCAGGACGAACAGACCGACGCGCACCTCGCGGTTGGCCGAGCGCGGCGGCAACGCGGAGAGCAGCTCCTCCTCCGTCAGACGACTAGATCCACCTCCCGGCCCCCGCGCAGTGTCCAATCCCGAAGCCATTTATACCATCTCCAGAGTCTTCGACGATACCGTCATCGCGTCCCGCTCCAGGAACGCTCTCACCAGAAGGTCTTCGCTGTCGCGGAATTCTTGCGGGGTGCCGGCGAAGCGGATGCGGCCTCGATCCAGCATCGCCACGTGATCGGAGATCGGCAGCGCCCCTTCGATGTCGTGGGTCACGAGGATGGAAGTCACCCCCAGCTCGGCCGCGAGCCGGCTGATCAGCTCGTGCACCACCGTGGCATTGACCGGATCCAGCCCCGTTACCGGCTCGTCGTAGAGGAGGATCTCGGGCCGCCCGACGATCGCCCGCGCCAGCCCGACCCGCTTGCGCATCCCGCCGGAGAGCTCCGACGGAAGCTTCGAAAGCACCGCGCGCGGATCCAGGTTGACATGCTCGAGCGCCTCCGCCACCCGGCGCAGGACCTCGCGGAAGCGCATCCGCTTCAGCTCGTCCTCCGGGATCCCCTGCGAGACGTTCTCGAACACCGTCATGCTGTCGAACAGGGCGGCGTTCTGAAAGACGTAGCCGACCTTGCGGCGGAGCCGCTCGATCGTCGCGCGATCATTGAAGAAGACGCTCTCCCCGTCAATCAGCACGTCCCCGTAGTCGGGGACGATCAGTCCGATGGTGGTTTTCAGCAGGACGCTCTTCCCCGTGCCCGAATGGCCTACGATCGCCATCGTCTCGCCCGTCTGCACGGAGAGATTCACCCCTGCCAGGACCGGTGCATCGAATGCTTTGTAGACGTTGCGATACTCGACCATCGGGGATGCTGCAAAAGGCGGTCACCTATCGGTTATCCGTTATCGGCTTTGTGGTTATCCGTTATCCGTTATCCGTTGGACCGGTGGTCCTGTTTCGAACCCGGCAGACGCTCCACCAGACCTGCGGTCTGGTCCGGGCCCGACGCCGAACATTGATGGCGGGTCCCGTCTGGGGCCTGGGTCAACGCATCGCGAGACAAGCTGCCTGGTCCCGACGGATATCGGACAACGGATAACGGATAACGGATAACCAAGCGCCGATAGCTGATAGGCCTATCTCAAAAAGATCATCGGAAACGTCGCGTCGAGCACCAGCACCGCCATGATCATGAAGACCACCGAGGCGGTGGTGGCGCGGCCCACCCCCTCCGCACCGCCGTAGGCACGCATTCCCATGTGCGCCGCGATGAGCGGGATGATGAACCCGAAAACGACCCCCTTCCCGACCGAATAGTACAGATCGAAAGTGTGCCAGAAGAGCTGCACTCCGTAGATGAAGCTCTCGTATCCGAGCCCCAGCGTCGCCCGCGCCGTGTACATCCCCGCCCCCACGCCAACCGCATCGGCATACGCGGTCAACAACGGGAGCGACAACGCACCAGCGATGAGGCGCGGGACCACCAGCTGCCGTACCGGGTTGCGCCCCAGCGAATGCAGCGCATCGATCTGCTCGGAGACCTTCATGGTGCCGAGCTCGGCGGTGATGCGCGCCCCGACCCGGCCGATGAACACCACTGCGGTGAGCACCGGCCCCAACTCGAGGATGATGCTCGACGCGACCACGCTACCCAGCACGTACAGCGGCACCGAGCCCGTGAACTGATACCCGCCCTGCTGGGAGGTCACGATCCCCGACAGAAGCGCGGTGACCGTGATGATCGGGAGGCTCTGGACTCCCATCCAGTGCATCTCCCGCACGACCTGCCGAATGCCGACCTTGCCGGTGAACACCCCCGTGATCGCTGACCAGATGATCAGGCTGAGCTCACCGGCGTGCTGCGCGACTGCCTCCGCCAGTCTGCCGATCCGCCCGAGCACGCGGTTGCGGAGGGTACCCAGTGGGGTCCCTCCGCGACGCTGGTCGGCCCGCGTCTCCTCGCCGATCGGTAGCTCTACCTGCATTCGCTCGAGGCTCGAAGGTCGGTCCGCACCGAGGCGTCAGTCACCGTACACCGGCTCCGGCGCGAGCCCCGCATGCTCCTGCTCCTCACGCAGCTTCTGCTCTCGCTCGCGGCTGACGAGCTTGCTCCGCACCCAGCTGCCGAAGTCGTCGAAGTAGGTGTAAGCAACCGGCACGACGATGAGCGTCAGCAGGGTGGAGGTGATCAGTCCGCCGATCACCGCGCGCGCCATCGGCGCTCGGAATCCACCGCCCTCGCCCATGGCCAGCGCGATCGGGAACATGCCGAAGATCATCGCGAGCGTGGTCATGAGGATCGGCCGCAACCGCACGCGACCCGCCTCTACCAGCGCCTGGTGGCGCGTGGCTCCGTGCCTGCGACGCTCGTTGGCATTGTCGACGAGTAGAATCGCGTTCTTCGTCACCAACCCCATCAGCATGATCACGCCGATCATCGACATCATGTTGAGGGTGTCGTTGGTCACCAGCAGAGCCAGCAGCACCCCGATCAACGACAACGGGAGCGACAGCATGATCGCGAACGGCTGTGTGATCGACTCGAACTGGCTCGCCAGGATCAGGAAGATCAGGATGATGGCCAGCAGGATCGCCTCGATCACGTAGCCGACCGTTTCCGCCAGCTGCTCGGTCTCACCGCCCAGCGTGGCGCTGTAGCCCGGCGGCAGATCCATGGTGTTCAGCTGCTGCTGGATCAACTGCGATGCCTCCGAGATGGACAACTCGGGGGTCGTTCCCGCTGCCACGGTGGCAACCCGCTGCAGGTCCTGTCGATCGATCTGCGCAGGGGCCTCTCCTTCCTCGATCTGGGCGATCTGGCCCAGCGGGACGGTGCGCGCCGCACCGGACTCGTCGCGGATTCCAGTAGCGATGGGAAGCGCCGCCAGGTTCTCCACCGAGGTGCGCTGCGAAGGCGCCACCTGCACCACCACGTCGCGCTCCTCACCGGTAGGGTCCTCCCAGGTGGTGGCCGTCTGGCCCGCCATCAGGGGACGCACCGTGGTGGCGATCTGACCGATGTTGAGGCCAAGCTCGTTGGCGAGATCGCGGTTCACATTGATCCGGTACTCCGGCTTCGGCTGCCCCAGCGACGAGTTCACGTCCACGATGCCCGGGATCTGCTCCATCATCGCGACCACCTCGTCGGCGATCCGCTGCAGCTCCCTCACGTCAGGACCGCGCAGGTTCACCGCCAGAGGCTGCTGCGCCCCGCCTGGTCCGCCCGCGTCCAGCACCGCGGTCCGCACCCCGAACAGCGGCGTCAGCCGCTCACGCGCCACCACCATCAGCTCGTCCTGCGAGAGCTCGCGCTCATCGGGCGGCGTCAGCTTGACGTAGACGTTCCCGTTGGTGACCGTCCCGGTGGCACCGGCGCCGACCGTGGTGTAGGTGTACTCCACCCCCGGCAGCGCCCGCAGAATCGCGTCGATCTGTTCGATCTTCGAGCGCGTGTACGCCAGCGAGGAGCCCTCGGGCGTCTCTACCGTCACGTTGAACTGCGAGTTGTCCGAATCCGGCATGAACCCGCCGCCGATGAACGGGAAGAGCATGAAGGCCCCGAAGAACGAAGCCACCGCCACGCCGATGGTGGTCTTCCGGTGCCGGAGCGCCCAGTCCACGACCCCGCGGTATCGGTCGGCCTGATTATCGAACCACCGGTTGAACCGCGAGATCGAGCGGGTGAGCACGTTGCCGCCGTGAGCACCGAGCGAGTGCGGATCCACGCCCCACCACGCCGAGAGCATCGGCGTCAGGGTGAAGGACACGAAGAGCGAGACCAGCACCGCCCAGGCAACGGTCAGACCGAATTCGAAGAAGAACCGGCCGACGATCCCGCCCATGAACGCCACGGGCACGAACACCGCCACGATCGAGAAGGTCGTGGCCATCACCGCCAGGAAGATCTCGCGCGTCCCTCGACCCGCCGCGGTGAAATGGTCCTCCCCCATCTCCCGATGTCGCACGATGTTCTCGATCACCACGATGGCGTCGTCGATCAGAATTCCGATCGACAGCGAGAGCGCCATCAGGGTGAGCACGTTGAGCGTGAAGCCCATCGCGTTCATCAGGATGAACGAGGAGATCACCGATACCGGCAGAGCCAGCGAGGTGATCGCGGTCGCCTTCCAGTCATTCAGGAAGAGCATCACCACCAGCACGGTGAGGATCGCGCCCAGGAACAGCTCGTGGATCACGTCCTCCACCGACTGGCGGATGCTCACCGAGTTGTCGACCACCACCTGCAGGTCCACCCCCGGCGGCAGGGTAGGCCGGATCGCCGCGATCTCCTCGTTCACGGCGTCCGCCACCGCGACGGTATTCGCGCCCGAAACCTTGAGGATGTCCAGTGACACGGCGCGCTGGCCGTTCACCAGCGCCAGCGACCGCTCCTCCTCGGTTCCGTCCTCGATGCGCGCAATGTCACCCAGCCGGATCGGCTGACCGTCCCGCGTCGCGACGATGATGTCGGCGAACTGCTCCGGCTCGGTGATCCGGCCCAGCACGCGCACGAGCTGCTCCTGCGGCCCCCGCTCCACGCGGCCCGCCGGAACCTCCATGTTCTGCGCCTGAAGCGCCGCCATCACCTCGCCCGCCGAGACGCCCAGCGCCTGCATGCGGTCGGGCTCGATGAAGACGCGCACCTCGCGTAGCAGACCGCCGGCGAGCTGCACCTGTCCTACTCCGTTCACCGCCTCCAGCCGCCGCCGGATGACCCCGTCGGCAAGGAGCGTCAGCTCCGACACCGGCATGGTCTCCGAGGAAAGGGCCAGCGACAGGATCGGCGTGGCCTGCGGATCGAACTTCTGCACGAT
The DNA window shown above is from Longimicrobiaceae bacterium and carries:
- a CDS encoding ATP-binding cassette domain-containing protein, translated to MVEYRNVYKAFDAPVLAGVNLSVQTGETMAIVGHSGTGKSVLLKTTIGLIVPDYGDVLIDGESVFFNDRATIERLRRKVGYVFQNAALFDSMTVFENVSQGIPEDELKRMRFREVLRRVAEALEHVNLDPRAVLSKLPSELSGGMRKRVGLARAIVGRPEILLYDEPVTGLDPVNATVVHELISRLAAELGVTSILVTHDIEGALPISDHVAMLDRGRIRFAGTPQEFRDSEDLLVRAFLERDAMTVSSKTLEMV
- a CDS encoding ABC transporter permease, which translates into the protein MQVELPIGEETRADQRRGGTPLGTLRNRVLGRIGRLAEAVAQHAGELSLIIWSAITGVFTGKVGIRQVVREMHWMGVQSLPIITVTALLSGIVTSQQGGYQFTGSVPLYVLGSVVASSIILELGPVLTAVVFIGRVGARITAELGTMKVSEQIDALHSLGRNPVRQLVVPRLIAGALSLPLLTAYADAVGVGAGMYTARATLGLGYESFIYGVQLFWHTFDLYYSVGKGVVFGFIIPLIAAHMGMRAYGGAEGVGRATTASVVFMIMAVLVLDATFPMIFLR
- a CDS encoding efflux RND transporter permease subunit, whose product is MERDNGRQPPATEAPESRQAVHHHAESTVGGGLSGVSIRRPVFTTMLMLGLIVLGIFGYRRLPIDEFPEVDIPVVSVQTTYPGASPETVEREISRRLEESFNTVEGVDRITSISLEGVSQVIVEFVLERDGDQAAQDIRSKIDLVRRELPEDIDPPIVQKFDPQATPILSLALSSETMPVSELTLLADGVIRRRLEAVNGVGQVQLAGGLLREVRVFIEPDRMQALGVSAGEVMAALQAQNMEVPAGRVERGPQEQLVRVLGRITEPEQFADIIVATRDGQPIRLGDIARIEDGTEEERSLALVNGQRAVSLDILKVSGANTVAVADAVNEEIAAIRPTLPPGVDLQVVVDNSVSIRQSVEDVIHELFLGAILTVLVVMLFLNDWKATAITSLALPVSVISSFILMNAMGFTLNVLTLMALSLSIGILIDDAIVVIENIVRHREMGEDHFTAAGRGTREIFLAVMATTFSIVAVFVPVAFMGGIVGRFFFEFGLTVAWAVLVSLFVSFTLTPMLSAWWGVDPHSLGAHGGNVLTRSISRFNRWFDNQADRYRGVVDWALRHRKTTIGVAVASFFGAFMLFPFIGGGFMPDSDNSQFNVTVETPEGSSLAYTRSKIEQIDAILRALPGVEYTYTTVGAGATGTVTNGNVYVKLTPPDERELSQDELMVVARERLTPLFGVRTAVLDAGGPGGAQQPLAVNLRGPDVRELQRIADEVVAMMEQIPGIVDVNSSLGQPKPEYRINVNRDLANELGLNIGQIATTVRPLMAGQTATTWEDPTGEERDVVVQVAPSQRTSVENLAALPIATGIRDESGAARTVPLGQIAQIEEGEAPAQIDRQDLQRVATVAAGTTPELSISEASQLIQQQLNTMDLPPGYSATLGGETEQLAETVGYVIEAILLAIILIFLILASQFESITQPFAIMLSLPLSLIGVLLALLVTNDTLNMMSMIGVIMLMGLVTKNAILLVDNANERRRHGATRHQALVEAGRVRLRPILMTTLAMIFGMFPIALAMGEGGGFRAPMARAVIGGLITSTLLTLIVVPVAYTYFDDFGSWVRSKLVSREREQKLREEQEHAGLAPEPVYGD